A single region of the Marinobacter nanhaiticus D15-8W genome encodes:
- a CDS encoding TIGR02444 family protein, translating into MRPPDDLELDNPLWQFALGLWSAPAVAEACLALQGLGWSVSRILTALWLTRLSIEWQGDEAAEVTEWRSHCTETLRGLRQQLAKGTPADRLREQIKQAELQAERVELAWIYKGFHQRGHNVSGFSGYNETLLIRNLRAAAPDGENRSVLEAGMNQLISALHQFSAVQKADPAARTNAKQGSNSQ; encoded by the coding sequence ATGCGACCACCTGACGACCTCGAGCTCGACAATCCTCTCTGGCAGTTTGCCCTGGGCCTCTGGTCAGCGCCGGCAGTGGCCGAGGCCTGCCTGGCGCTTCAAGGACTCGGCTGGTCAGTCTCGCGCATCCTGACGGCCCTGTGGCTGACCCGACTTTCCATCGAATGGCAGGGGGATGAAGCGGCGGAAGTGACGGAATGGCGCAGCCACTGCACCGAAACACTGCGCGGCCTGCGCCAACAATTGGCGAAAGGGACGCCGGCCGATCGCCTGCGGGAACAGATCAAGCAGGCCGAACTGCAGGCAGAGCGCGTCGAACTGGCCTGGATTTATAAGGGATTTCATCAACGCGGTCATAATGTGTCCGGATTTTCGGGCTATAATGAAACCCTGTTAATCCGTAACCTGCGCGCTGCGGCCCCAGACGGGGAAAATAGATCTGTACTCGAAGCCGGCATGAATCAACTCATTAGTGCTCTGCATCAGTTTAGCGCTGTGCAAAAAGCCGATCCCGCCGCGCGTACGAACGCCAAACAAGGGAGCAACTCCCAATGA
- the rmf gene encoding ribosome modulation factor: protein MARDIKLGWDVESLNKAYRQGYMAAVMGMARERCPYRGEVVVAAWEAGWEDGEQALRQDAPGLSDRIA from the coding sequence ATGGCCAGGGACATCAAGCTCGGCTGGGATGTGGAGTCACTCAACAAGGCCTATCGCCAAGGGTATATGGCGGCGGTGATGGGTATGGCCCGCGAACGCTGTCCCTATCGTGGGGAGGTGGTCGTCGCCGCCTGGGAAGCCGGTTGGGAGGATGGTGAGCAGGCGCTACGCCAGGATGCGCCGGGCCTCAGTGATCGTATTGCCTGA
- a CDS encoding disulfide bond formation protein B, with translation MPGRRLVFLLIFLVCAALMAVAFYMEYVMGLEPCPLCWLQRIAISVVGILALIAALHNPKEWGGRIYGLFLAVFSAVGVALAGRQLWLQSLPEDQVPACGPSVDYLLDVMPILDVFRIALQGTGDCAQVVWRFLGLSIPGWTAIFFTLLFVLGIAILFGAFGRQRHL, from the coding sequence ATGCCCGGTCGACGTCTTGTATTTTTGCTGATTTTCCTTGTCTGTGCGGCGTTGATGGCCGTTGCCTTCTACATGGAATACGTCATGGGTCTGGAGCCCTGTCCGTTGTGCTGGCTGCAGCGGATTGCGATTTCGGTCGTGGGTATCCTGGCGCTGATCGCAGCGCTGCATAATCCCAAAGAGTGGGGTGGGCGCATCTACGGGCTGTTCCTCGCCGTATTTTCCGCTGTGGGGGTTGCCTTGGCCGGCCGTCAGCTGTGGCTGCAGAGCCTGCCCGAAGACCAGGTGCCAGCCTGTGGTCCGTCGGTGGATTACCTGCTGGACGTCATGCCGATACTGGACGTATTCCGTATTGCCCTACAGGGTACCGGTGACTGCGCCCAGGTGGTCTGGCGGTTCCTTGGATTGAGTATTCCGGGGTGGACGGCGATCTTTTTTACCCTGCTGTTCGTACTCGGCATTGCGATTCTGTTCGGCGCATTTGGCCGTCAGCGACATCTTTGA
- a CDS encoding flagellar basal body-associated FliL family protein: MTLRRLALAASLALLCTGPLPLQAEEEETDEAAEEQAEPAQSIYVEMQPPFVTNIGQSSGRLSYVKAEVTLRVASAEAETAVNNHKPRLRHEMVMMLGNQNREELSTPRGQEALRAKALEQFNQVLEDEQTGAEIKDVLFTSFVVQR, from the coding sequence ATGACGCTACGACGCCTCGCCCTCGCCGCCAGCCTGGCCCTACTCTGCACCGGGCCATTACCGCTTCAGGCGGAGGAAGAGGAAACTGACGAGGCCGCCGAGGAGCAGGCTGAACCGGCGCAGTCGATCTATGTGGAGATGCAGCCACCCTTCGTGACCAACATCGGCCAGTCCAGCGGTCGTCTGAGTTACGTGAAGGCAGAAGTCACGCTGCGCGTGGCTTCGGCGGAAGCCGAGACAGCGGTCAACAACCACAAACCCCGGCTGCGGCATGAAATGGTAATGATGCTGGGCAACCAGAACCGCGAGGAACTCTCCACACCGCGGGGGCAGGAAGCGCTGCGCGCGAAGGCGCTTGAACAGTTCAATCAGGTTCTCGAAGACGAACAGACGGGAGCGGAAATCAAGGACGTGCTGTTCACGTCCTTCGTTGTCCAGCGGTAA
- a CDS encoding FKBP-type peptidyl-prolyl cis-trans isomerase, which yields MKKSLISIALAGAVAATAFGVVTASAEPALDNQDQKVSYGMGLVLGERMKNDLPDLQMEQFVQGIRDGHAGGDAAKMTREEIQAALQQYQKDMQEEQMAKIQEMADENKKKGEAFLEKNAQRDEVKTTDSGLQYEVIEEGDGPKPEASDSVTVHYTGELINGDVFDSSRERGEPVTFQLSQVIPGWTEGLQLMEEGARYKLYIPSDLAYGPGGNRSIGPNETLIFDVELLEVNPSEDGGDSGEQGE from the coding sequence ATGAAAAAATCCCTGATTTCGATCGCACTGGCAGGCGCCGTTGCCGCCACTGCCTTCGGCGTCGTCACTGCTTCAGCCGAACCCGCACTGGACAACCAGGACCAGAAGGTCAGCTACGGCATGGGGCTGGTACTGGGCGAGCGCATGAAGAATGACCTGCCCGACCTGCAGATGGAACAGTTTGTCCAGGGGATCCGGGATGGGCACGCGGGTGGCGATGCCGCCAAGATGACGCGCGAGGAGATTCAGGCCGCCCTGCAGCAGTACCAGAAGGACATGCAGGAAGAGCAAATGGCCAAGATCCAGGAGATGGCTGACGAGAACAAGAAGAAGGGTGAGGCCTTCCTCGAGAAGAACGCCCAGCGCGACGAGGTCAAGACCACCGACTCCGGTCTTCAGTACGAGGTGATCGAAGAAGGGGACGGCCCCAAACCTGAAGCCTCCGACAGCGTGACCGTTCACTATACAGGCGAGCTGATCAACGGCGACGTGTTCGACAGCTCACGTGAGCGCGGCGAACCTGTCACCTTCCAGCTGTCCCAGGTCATTCCGGGCTGGACCGAAGGCTTGCAGCTAATGGAGGAAGGCGCCCGCTACAAGCTCTACATCCCGTCTGACCTGGCGTATGGCCCGGGCGGCAACCGTTCGATCGGCCCCAACGAAACGCTGATCTTCGACGTGGAACTGCTTGAGGTTAACCCGTCCGAAGACGGGGGCGACTCCGGCGAACAGGGCGAATAA
- a CDS encoding Rsd/AlgQ family anti-sigma factor: protein MLDNVQNARERWGGVSELIDRWLRDRQDLIVKFCDISGTTDFSNVDSIHTRFVRFCEVLVDYVSAGHFEIYEQLIQEAKEFDDGGLDLMARVYPKIEATTEVALSFNDRLSADSLDEDQLKALMEPLSQLGEQLETRFSLEDFLIEHLHNVHAEKVMTSSSSA from the coding sequence ATGCTCGACAACGTGCAGAATGCCCGGGAAAGGTGGGGTGGTGTCAGCGAATTGATTGATCGCTGGCTGCGCGATCGACAGGACCTGATCGTCAAGTTCTGCGATATCAGCGGAACCACGGATTTTAGTAATGTGGATAGCATCCATACGCGCTTTGTCCGTTTCTGCGAGGTACTGGTCGACTATGTGTCGGCAGGTCACTTCGAGATTTACGAACAACTGATCCAGGAGGCCAAGGAGTTCGATGATGGTGGTCTCGACCTGATGGCGCGGGTTTATCCAAAGATTGAAGCCACCACGGAAGTGGCGCTGTCGTTCAATGATCGACTCAGTGCCGACAGTCTCGATGAAGATCAACTCAAGGCGCTGATGGAGCCGTTATCCCAGTTGGGCGAGCAGTTGGAAACCCGCTTCTCCCTGGAAGATTTCCTCATCGAGCACCTGCACAATGTCCATGCGGAAAAGGTCATGACGTCCTCGTCGTCCGCCTGA